Below is a window of Alkalidesulfovibrio alkalitolerans DSM 16529 DNA.
CCGAAGCCTGGCTGCCCGAGCGCCGCGCGCGCCTCGCGGAGTGGGGCATGGCCGTCGTCCCGGCCTTGGCGCTCGCCTGGGGCGCGTATTTCTGAGTCTTTGACGATCTCGTCTTCCTTTTTCTTGCTGTAGCCCCAATACGTACAGCGTACGCGTGTAGCGTATCGTCGTCGCTGATCCGGCGCGATGAATCACGGGGACTGTGCCAAGCCAGGACAAATCGTGTATGGATACTCCATCCGCGCCTCAGAAGCCGCCGCTTCACGCGCAAGCCCGGAGGACATCCATGCCGCAAACCGCCGACACGCACGAACCAGATGCCGCAACGACGCCTGCGAACGTCACGACCGCCGAGGCCGAGGCTTTCATGCGCAAGCGCTCCCTGGACGACTACACTCTTTTGGACGTGCGCCAGACCTGGGAGTACGACGAGGCGCATCTGCCCGGCGCGCGGCTCGTGCCTCTGACCGAACTGGCCGACAGGCTGGGCGAGGTGCCGCGCGACAAACCCGTGCTGACCTACTGCCGTTCGGGCGGACGAAGCTCCGCCGCTGCCGGGCTCCTGGCCGGCCAGGGCTACACGGCCCTGAACATCCTGGGCGGCATCACCGCCTGGCAGGGCGCAGCCGCCGAGGGCGGACTCGACCAGGGGCTGTCCTATCTGCCCGCAGCGGCATCCATGGCCGACATCTTGGCCCTGGCCTACGCCATGGAGGCCAATCTCGGGGACTTCTACGCCCGTTGCGCGAGCGGCGAGGACGAGGAGGCCAAGGCCGTGCTGCAACGCCTGGCGCGGTTCGAGGAGGGGCACAAGGCCATGGTCCTGCGCCTGGCGAGGAGCCACGCCCCGGACGTGGACGAGGCCGCGCTCCTGGCGCGCGCCAGGGAGATCACGGCCGTGGAGGGCGGCTACGGCCCACAAGAGGCCTCGGCCAGACTGTGCGCGGTCAAGGCCACGCGCCGCGACGTTCTGGAGACGGCCATGGCCTTCGAGGCCCAGGCCCTGGATCTCTACCTGCGCGCCACCTCCCGCGCGGCCGACCTCGAAGCGGCGGCCGTGCTCAAGGAACTGGCCGTGGAGGAGAAGAAGCACATGGCCGTGGTGGGGCGCATGCTGGACAGGACGCCAAGCTGACAGGCCGCCCCGAATTAGCCATCCGCAGGGCGCCTTGTCCCCTGGGCGGGCCAAAGAGCGCCGCCCAGGGATTTTCGTTTCAGGAACCTTTCAGGGCCTGGTCGAGGTCGGCGATGATGTCATCCTTGTCCTCGATGCCCACGGACAGGCGCAACAGGGTGTCGCCGATGCCCGCTGCGTGCCGTTCCTCGGCCGTCATCTTGGCGTGCGAGGTCAGGCGCGGGAAGCAGATCAGCGTCTCCACACCGCCCAGCGACACCGCCTCGGCGATCATGGTCAGCCGGTCCACGGCTGTGCGCGCCTCGGCCTCGCTGCCCGCGATCTCGAACGAGAGCATGCCGCCGAAGGCCGTCATCTGCCGCGCCGCGACGGCGTGGCCGGGATGGTCCGAAAGTCCGGGGTAGTTGACCTTCGTGACTTGCTCGTGGCGAGAAAGCCACTTGGCCACCGCCATGGCGTTCTCGCTGATGCGCTCCATGCGCAGGCCCAGTGTCTTCATGCCGCGTTCGAGCAGGAAGGCGTCGTAGGCGTTGAGCGTGGGGCCGTAGTTGACGAGCGCTTCCTTCAAGCGTTCGCCAAAGGCGGCGCGCGCCGCGATGGCCCCGCAGTTGAGGTCGCTATGGCCCGCCAGGTACTTGGTGCCCGAGTGCACGGAGATGTCCAGGCCCAGCGCCAGGGACTTTTGCAGGATGGGCGTGGCGAAGGTGTTGTCGCAGACCGTGACCGCGCCGATCTCCTTGCCCACGGCCGCGATCATGGCCAGATCGACCACGCCGAGCAGGGGGTTGGAGGGCGTCTCCGCGTAGATGAGCCGGGTGTTGGGCCTCAGCGCGGCGCGTAAGGAGGCTTCGCTTGCGAAGTCCGCGAAGTCGAATTCGATGCCCAGGCGCGGGAACTCGGCGGTCAGCAGATGGTGCGTGCCGCCGTAGATGTCGCGCTGCACCACGGCGTGGTCGCCGTGCCCGAGCACGGCCAGGAGCGTCACGGCGATGGCTGAAAGGCCGGAGGCCGTGACCAGGGCGACGTCCGCGCCTTCGAGAGCGGCCAGCTTGTCCGCCGGGGCAAGCTGCGAGGGCAGGGTGTGATAACGCGGGTAGCCCGCCTCGGGCAGGTTCTTCCACGGGAAGCGGTGGGCCGACGAGGTGGAGATGGGCGTGTTCAGGCCGCCCGTGACCGGGTCGGGGCGCGATCCCGCGTGGACGCACAAGGTGTCCGGCCGTCTGCTGTCGTTGCGCATGAGTGACTCCGTGCAAGGGCTTGCGCCTGCCCCGGACCAGGAGCGGGGGCGGGCGAATTCGTCAAAATACGGCGCGGCGCGCGGCAAATCAAGCCTGCCGCGCGCCGCGCCTGCAAAGTAAGCCTGTCGGCGGCGCTCAACTCAAGGCCTGGTCGAGATCGGCCATGAGGTCGCGCGCGTCCTCAATGCCTACGGAATAACGCACCAGACTCTCCGGGATGCCCATGGCCGCGCGCTGCTCGGCCGTGCATTCCACGTGGCTCGTTGTCGCGGGCACGCCCGCGATGGTCTCCACCGCGCCCAGGTTGGCCGCGCGGTGCGCAAGCCTGAGCTTCGGCAGGAAGGCGCGCACGGCATCGAAGGTGTTCTCCTTGAGCATGAAGGAGAGCATGCCGCCAAAGCCGCGCATCTGGCGCGCGGCGACGTCGTGGCCCGGGTGTTCGGGCAGGCCGGGATAAAAGACCTTGGACACGCCCGGATGCTCGGAGAGGAAGCGGGCGATGCGCATGGCGTTCTCGTTTTGCCGTTCGATGCGCAGATGCAGGGTCTTCATGCCGCGCAGCAGCAGATAGGCGGACATGGGGTCCAAGGAAGCGCCATTGATCTCGCGGTAGTGGTATATCTCGCGGATGAGATGGGCCGGGCCGCAGGCCACGCCGCCCAGGGCGTCGGCATGGCCGCCCAGGAACTTGGTGGCGCTGTGCAGGGCGATGTCCGCGCCAAGGGCGATGGGGTTTTGGTTCACCGGGGTGGCGAAGGTGTTGTCCACCATGACCACGGCCCCCACGGCGCGGCCCGCGCTCGCCAGACGCTCGATGTCCACGATCTTGACCGTGGGGTTGGTGGGCGTCTCCAGGTAAAGCACCCGGCAGCCCTTGGCGGTCTCGGCCTCGATCGCCTCGAAATCCGTGGTGTCGCAAAGCGTCACCTCCACGCCGAAGCGGGGCAGGAACTCGGTGAACAGGACGTTGGTGCCGCCGTAGGTATCCTTGAGCGAGACGACGCGGTCGCCGGGCTTCACCATCGCGAAGAGCGCGGCCGAGATGATGCCCATGCCCGAGGACGCGCTGACGGCCGCCTCGGCCCCTTCCAGCAGCCGGACTTTCTCCTCGAACGCGGCCACCGTGGGGTTGGTGTTGCGGCCGTAGATGTGCCCTTGGCGCTTGAGCAGGGCCACTTCCTGCCATTCGTCCACGTCGTGGTAGCCGAAGGCCACACTGTGCACCACGGGCACCTGGGTGGCGTTGCCAAGCCCGTGGTTCTCGTCGCCGCCGCGAACGGCCAGCGTGGCGAGATGCAGGGACGTGTTCCGGTCCTGGGCCGGGGAGTCGGGGCGCTTGGGGTCGTTGCTCATGAAAGGCTCCTGAGTGCTTTGGCCTGTCGCCAGGCCGCGAGATTGGGCAGGGCGATGCCCGCCAGGATGAAGACGGTACCGAAGAGTTGCCAGGCCAGAAGCGGCTCTCCCAACAGGGCGGCTGCGAAGAGCAGGGTGGCCACGGGTTCGATGGACGAGAAGACGGCCGCGTAGGCGCTGCCCACCCGCGCGATGGCCGCATACAGCAGGAGGATGGCCATGACCGTGGGTATGAGGCCGAACCCGAAGCCCATGGCCAGTTGCGGACCGCTGAAGGCGAGAAGGGTTGTGGGCGGATGCAGCAGACAAAAGCCGATGGCTGTGAAGAGGATCATGTAGAAGCTGGCCGTGAGCGGCCGCAGTCCCTTGGTGACCACTTGGCAGAGCAGCAGGTAGACCGAGAAGACGGCCGTGGCTCCGGCGGCGAAAAGCAGTCCTTCCGGCGAGGCCTGGCGGGCGAAGGCGTCGGCGAAGACCAGGGCGCAGCCAAGCGAAACGGAGACGACCGAGAGGACGAGCGGCCGCGTGAGGCCAAGGCCCAGGAAGCAGACCGCGAGCAGCGTGACCACGGCCGGGTGGGCGTAGAAGATGAGCGCCGTGGTGGAGGCGGTGATGTATTTGAGCGAGAGGAAGAAGCAGAGGCTTTGCGTGGTGTAGATGCAAAGGCCCACGGCCGCGATGGCGGCGAGGCGGGAAAGGCGGATGCGAAAGGCCGAGGGATCGCGCAGGGCGATGTACGCGCCGAGCAGCACCGCGCCGAAGACGAAGCGCGAGAGCAGCATCTGCCATTCGTCCATGCCCAGGGCATAGGCCGCGCGGGCCATGACGGCCATGAGGCCGAAGCAGATCGCGGAAAGCACGCTCAGCAAAGCGCCGAGGGCCATGATGCCTCCAGGAAAATCAGTCGCTCCGGCCCAAGGCCGGAGAGCTTCCCTAGCAGGCGCGCGGGCCGCTGGCAACGGCCGAGCCATGGCGGGCGGCGGGATCAGGAGGGCAGGCTGAACAGGACCAGATATTCCTGGTTGCCCTTGGGGCCGGTGATGGCCGAGGCCACTGTGTCGTGGTGAACAAGTCCCAGCGCCTCGCAGCCGAAGGACACGACCTTATCCACGGCCTTTTGGCGCAGCGTCTCGTCGCGCACCACGCCCTTTGGGCCGACCTGGTGCGCGGGCAGCTCGAACTGCGGCTTGACGAGCGCCACGATGCGTCCGCCCGGCCGCAGAAAGCCTTTCAGCGCGGGCAGCACGCTGGTCAGGGAGATGAAGGACAGGTCGGCGGTGATCAGGTCCACGCGCTCGGGCAGAAAATCTGGCTGGGCGAGGCGCAGGTTCACGCCCTCGTGCGAGACGACGCGCGGATCGGCGCGCAGCTTCTCGTGCAGTTGCGCCGTGCCCACGTCCACGGCGTAGACGCGGGCCGCGCCGTGCTGCAGCAGGCAGTCCGTGAAGCCGCCCGTGGAGGCCCCGGCGTCGAGGCAGACGAGGCCCGAAACATCGAGGCCGAAACGTTCGATGGCCGTGAGGAGTTTGTAGCCGCCCCGGCTCACGAAGCGCTCGCCGCCTTCGAGTGAAAGCTCCGTATCGGGCCGAAGCTGCTGGCCGGGTTTTTCGACACGCACGCGCCCCTTGGGTGTGTCCATGAAGATGCGCCCGGCCATGATCAGCCGCGCGGCCTGATCGGGCGTTTCGGCAAGGCCCTGCCCAGCGGCCAGGACGTCGGCGCGCGCGCGGGCCACGGCGCGCCTATTTGCGGGCCAGCCCCAGGCGGGCCACGATGTTTTCGGCCGCCTTCACGGTGAACGCCTCGGGCGTCAGGTCGGCCTTCTCGGCGGA
It encodes the following:
- a CDS encoding rhodanese-like domain-containing protein encodes the protein MPQTADTHEPDAATTPANVTTAEAEAFMRKRSLDDYTLLDVRQTWEYDEAHLPGARLVPLTELADRLGEVPRDKPVLTYCRSGGRSSAAAGLLAGQGYTALNILGGITAWQGAAAEGGLDQGLSYLPAAASMADILALAYAMEANLGDFYARCASGEDEEAKAVLQRLARFEEGHKAMVLRLARSHAPDVDEAALLARAREITAVEGGYGPQEASARLCAVKATRRDVLETAMAFEAQALDLYLRATSRAADLEAAAVLKELAVEEKKHMAVVGRMLDRTPS
- a CDS encoding trans-sulfuration enzyme family protein — translated: MRNDSRRPDTLCVHAGSRPDPVTGGLNTPISTSSAHRFPWKNLPEAGYPRYHTLPSQLAPADKLAALEGADVALVTASGLSAIAVTLLAVLGHGDHAVVQRDIYGGTHHLLTAEFPRLGIEFDFADFASEASLRAALRPNTRLIYAETPSNPLLGVVDLAMIAAVGKEIGAVTVCDNTFATPILQKSLALGLDISVHSGTKYLAGHSDLNCGAIAARAAFGERLKEALVNYGPTLNAYDAFLLERGMKTLGLRMERISENAMAVAKWLSRHEQVTKVNYPGLSDHPGHAVAARQMTAFGGMLSFEIAGSEAEARTAVDRLTMIAEAVSLGGVETLICFPRLTSHAKMTAEERHAAGIGDTLLRLSVGIEDKDDIIADLDQALKGS
- a CDS encoding cystathionine gamma-synthase family protein, coding for MSNDPKRPDSPAQDRNTSLHLATLAVRGGDENHGLGNATQVPVVHSVAFGYHDVDEWQEVALLKRQGHIYGRNTNPTVAAFEEKVRLLEGAEAAVSASSGMGIISAALFAMVKPGDRVVSLKDTYGGTNVLFTEFLPRFGVEVTLCDTTDFEAIEAETAKGCRVLYLETPTNPTVKIVDIERLASAGRAVGAVVMVDNTFATPVNQNPIALGADIALHSATKFLGGHADALGGVACGPAHLIREIYHYREINGASLDPMSAYLLLRGMKTLHLRIERQNENAMRIARFLSEHPGVSKVFYPGLPEHPGHDVAARQMRGFGGMLSFMLKENTFDAVRAFLPKLRLAHRAANLGAVETIAGVPATTSHVECTAEQRAAMGIPESLVRYSVGIEDARDLMADLDQALS
- a CDS encoding DMT family transporter, whose amino-acid sequence is MALGALLSVLSAICFGLMAVMARAAYALGMDEWQMLLSRFVFGAVLLGAYIALRDPSAFRIRLSRLAAIAAVGLCIYTTQSLCFFLSLKYITASTTALIFYAHPAVVTLLAVCFLGLGLTRPLVLSVVSVSLGCALVFADAFARQASPEGLLFAAGATAVFSVYLLLCQVVTKGLRPLTASFYMILFTAIGFCLLHPPTTLLAFSGPQLAMGFGFGLIPTVMAILLLYAAIARVGSAYAAVFSSIEPVATLLFAAALLGEPLLAWQLFGTVFILAGIALPNLAAWRQAKALRSLS
- a CDS encoding TlyA family RNA methyltransferase, translated to MARARADVLAAGQGLAETPDQAARLIMAGRIFMDTPKGRVRVEKPGQQLRPDTELSLEGGERFVSRGGYKLLTAIERFGLDVSGLVCLDAGASTGGFTDCLLQHGAARVYAVDVGTAQLHEKLRADPRVVSHEGVNLRLAQPDFLPERVDLITADLSFISLTSVLPALKGFLRPGGRIVALVKPQFELPAHQVGPKGVVRDETLRQKAVDKVVSFGCEALGLVHHDTVASAITGPKGNQEYLVLFSLPS